A stretch of the Candidatus Woesearchaeota archaeon genome encodes the following:
- the prf1 gene encoding peptide chain release factor aRF-1: MAMSLNERLKLRKLIKQLKGYRGRHTELITIYLSPGTDIAKQIQTLQDEQGTASNIKDKNTGKAVNNALEKIIRALKAIDKLPENGLAIFSGNISEKDNVDNVQVFMITPPEPLNLKLYRCEQKFLTAPLEEMDANETTYGLVAIDKGEATVGLLVGSTIKVIRTMNSTVPGKTRAGGQSAQRFERIREGAAIDFYKRVADVMIQEFTFMKHLKGIIIGGPGTTKNNFATGSYMNEQIKQKVIGIKDITYTNAYGLKELLDKSEDLLADDEVMTERKNIQEFLETLAKKSNFIVYGFQKTKEALEMSAVGKLIIIDEMVSDEKLEELTTLAEASRTELILVTDKTPEGVQLKGLTGIGGILRFPIEG, from the coding sequence ATGGCTATGAGCTTAAACGAAAGACTTAAATTAAGAAAACTAATTAAACAACTTAAAGGATACAGAGGAAGACACACAGAATTAATTACAATCTATCTTTCACCTGGAACAGATATTGCAAAACAAATTCAAACTCTTCAAGATGAACAAGGAACAGCTTCAAACATCAAAGATAAAAATACAGGTAAAGCAGTAAATAATGCTCTTGAAAAAATAATTAGAGCACTTAAAGCAATAGACAAACTTCCAGAAAATGGACTTGCAATTTTTAGCGGAAATATCTCCGAAAAAGACAATGTAGATAATGTCCAAGTATTTATGATAACTCCACCTGAACCCCTAAACTTGAAACTTTATAGATGTGAACAAAAATTTTTAACAGCTCCACTTGAAGAAATGGATGCAAATGAAACAACCTACGGTCTAGTTGCAATTGATAAAGGTGAAGCAACAGTTGGACTTCTTGTAGGTTCAACAATTAAAGTAATCAGAACTATGAACTCTACAGTTCCTGGAAAAACAAGAGCAGGAGGACAATCAGCACAAAGATTTGAGCGTATCAGAGAAGGTGCTGCAATTGATTTTTACAAAAGAGTAGCTGATGTAATGATTCAAGAATTTACATTCATGAAACACCTTAAGGGTATAATTATTGGTGGCCCAGGAACAACAAAAAACAATTTTGCAACTGGAAGTTACATGAATGAACAAATTAAACAAAAGGTTATAGGAATCAAAGATATAACCTATACTAATGCTTATGGACTAAAAGAACTATTAGACAAATCAGAAGACTTATTAGCAGATGATGAAGTAATGACTGAAAGAAAAAACATCCAAGAATTCCTTGAAACACTAGCTAAAAAATCAAATTTCATAGTATATGGATTTCAAAAAACAAAAGAAGCACTTGAAATGAGCGCAGTCGGAAAATTAATAATAATTGATGAAATGGTCTCAGATGAAAAACTAGAAGAACTAACAACTCTAGCTGAAGCTTCAAGAACCGAATTAATTCTTGTTACTGACAAAACTCCCGAAGGAGTTCAATTAAAAGGATTAACTGGAATAGGTGGGATTTTAAGATTCCCAATTGAAGGTTAA